The genomic DNA CCCAAATTGGAATTGTATGCTTTTTTAAGAGCTTCCTCCTGgttcttccctttcccttcacTTTGAGAATGTTGACATATTGTAAGAAACGCCAGCTCTCACATTCCTACTGTCTCCACGAGGATGTCATGAAGCTGGCCTGCTCTGACAACCAGATTGATGTCATCTATGGCTTTTTTGGAGCACTCTGCGTTATGGTAGACTTTATGCTCATTGCTATGTCTTACATCCTAATCCTCAAGACTATGCTTGGAACTGCATCCCGAAAGGAACAGCTCAAGGCTCTCAATACTTGTGTTTCACATATCTGTGCAGTGATCATCTTCTATCTGCCCATCATCAACCTTGCCATATTTCATCGTTTTGTCCAGCATGTCTCTCCCCTCTTCAGTGTTTTTATGGCAAATGTTCTTTTACTTGTGCCTCCACTGATGAATCCCATCGTGTACTGTGTGAAAACCAGGCAGATTAGAGTAAAAGTAGTAGCAAAATTATGTCAGAAACAAATATATTGATAACAGTCGTAGATAATGGACAACATATGGGGGAATGTCTTGCAGAAAAGATTAAAGATGTGTTTGATAAAACCTAATATTTGTCCCAAATAATCATTAACATATTTTTGTTATCACCATCAGATTTATTTCATTCAAATTGATTACTGTCCATGGGCATAAAATAGGAAATGGTGTGTATTTTGTGGGGGTCTCCATCCAAATTAGCAAATAAGAGAATAGATGCCTGATGATGTCATCTTTTATAAAAGCACCAAATTCCAGTCAAGACAAATAAATGATAGCTCCTATTCTTGTAACAAAAATGAATTCCTCATCTTCACATTCAGTTTATCCATACAATGTTCTTTTGTTTCTAGACACAACCTATATCTTAAATGCATCTCCTCATTATCTCTTTTAATCATCCTAGTATGTCACCAGTATTTCTTTAGTGAAATACTCCAGTAaccttttcagtttttaaatgcaGACTTTTTGCCACTTTCTAACTGATTCTCTATTCAAGACaagagtgatcttttaaaaaagacaaattgaatgatgttatttttcttttaaatatagacTTACTTTTTGGGAatagaattaaagaaataaagtacCTACTATAAGTGGTACATGTTCTTTACCCTCTCTAACTCTCCAGTTTTGTCAAATAATGATATTCTAGTCACAGTGGTCTTCTCAAAATTTGCTGTATTTgccaatttttctgttttttataaattttcacaTCTGAACCCTTCCCTTGAGATGCTGTTGGCTTCAATTTTACTCATTGCTATTCAATTTTAGAAGTTTCAGCTTAACTTCATCATAGCTTAGTTTAAGCCTTCAGTTCAAATTATGGTGCTCTCTTTTTAAGAATATTGCTTCTTATTCTTTATCACTATATTATACTTACTATTATGATTTGTAATTAAATATAGTgctgttgttcattcgctaagtggtatgtgaccctttgcaaccctactgactgcagcacaccagattcctctgtcctccactttctcctggagtttgctcagattcatgttcattggttggtgatgctatctatccatctcatcctctgcttccccttcttttaccttcagtctttcccaccatcaggggtttttccaatgtatcaactcttcacatcaggtaattaaatacattatttatttctttgtttttttcctatttcctaaATAGAGTGTGCTATCAATGAAAGGAGAAAGCATGCCTATTTTTATGTCTGTTTGCCTAATATCTAGGGTATTTCTGACACAGAGTAGTTCTCCAATAAATAGTTATTaacaaataatattaattcttatttTCACATGAAACTATGTTTTAGGTAAATGAAATTATAGAAGAGTTCTTCAATACTCCATTCAGATGAAACATAACTTTCTTAAGTCTGCATTTCAAAAGTAAGCATTTCATACAGCTCAAAGATTTTGAAAGTAGAAAAATTTATATGAGGCTAGGGAGGAATTTACTGTCTTATATTTGATATATGAGATATATAGTGTGTGATATATATTGTGTGGCAAATCGTTAAAAGCTGAGATTCAATCCCTTTCTTTACATCCCAAGATAGAACTTGGCTAAATTTGAGCTTTCACATTCAGGATTGCATCTGTTTCCATAACGCTTTCTTCTTATAGGAAATTTTATCTTCAGATCCAAGTGTTAAGTATTTCTGTGTCTGAGGTACATAaccatctccttctgccttttccaTAACCTCACAGCTGTAACCATGGACACTGAGGGCTGTAGCATGACAGAGCCCTGGTCATCTTCTTTCAGTTACCATAttactggaaagaaaaagaagctcaTGTTTTCTCAGTGTGAAATTAGGCAGCACAAAGTGAAGCCTTCAGCAGTATATGCTAATAAAGGAAAGAGAGTTAAGTGGagttgatgggcatctagttcTTGTAGGATGTTGTACAGAGATGTCATGTTCAGCACTCTCAAAGAGAGTCTGTCATTCGGGTTTTTCTTTACTAATCTTCTCagcaaaagttatttttaacacaaaaaggaaaatgaagctaCAAAAATGTCCTCAGAGGTGGTAGGACTTTGTAATCACCATGATTATTTCCACATGTTCCTGAAATATGAACCACAATTCCTAGCCTCTGGACCTTCTAAAATAATGGTTCACAACTAGCACAGTTTTGCTATGAAGAGACATTTGACAATATCTGGAAACCTGGGAGATGAGGTGTATTGCTGATATCTACTGCAGATGAGGTGTATTGCTGATATCTACTAACAACCAGGGATGCTCCTAACCATCCTATAGGATATACTCTTCCCTACAGACTATAGCCCCCTACAAAAATAGGTTATCCAGCCAAAACATTAGTAGTGCCAAGGACCAGAAATGCTAATCTGAATGTAATAGTCAAACATGAATAATTAACCCCCATGGTTACTCAGATTGCCTTGAGGAAAAGACTCCCCAGCACCCAGGAATAATCCGATATCTGAGAAATCCTGCAGATAGGGACCCAGTGGAAGACTGGTAGAAACCTttggaaaaatcaaaatatttcacttaaaatgtattttaaaaataatttttattgcaaGTTCAAAGCAACAAAATCATATGGGAATGCATGTAATCCTTATCAGGTgacaatacatatattttttaaaattattcttttctttttctgttgttattgttttgcttttctcttagaCATTGCCACTTGTGAGAAGTTTATAGAAAAATCACAAGGGATGGTACACTGTGTAAAATTAAAGGGgctaaaaatatcattatttcctAGATGTAGAATAGTGAGAATTAGAGGGACTATACCCTTATGGTATCGGAGTTAAATAAATTCATCTCATGAGTATAATTTTCAAATAGATTGACTGCTAGTCTCTACAGCAGGACATCGTATTTACTGGGGCCCTTTCATTAGTATAGCCCCATAGAAATGATCTCATAGGCATAAGGCCTCAGGTAAGTTGGAAATCTGCTGATTTCTAGACTTCTATCCAATTCTAATGTGCAAAATGTAAATGCCATATCGCATCAAATCAAAGATCAAAGATAGCATTGATTATAACCTGCATCCCACTTTCAGAGatattaaaatgtgaagaaagtaCATCTGAGAACACATACGACACAGTATTATTTAAATATGGAAGTTACTTCTGGTCATTTTGGCCAAGGACATTTTCATAAATAAGAGAGTCCTATAAATCTTAAGTTCATTAATGTCAAGAGACTTGGAAATAAATGCCTCCGTTTTTTTGCACACATTTAGAAAAGATTTTCTTCACATTGTTCTTTCACCTTTTTTATCTGtttccccccacacacatacagtttctatttctgtatGACTGTTGCTCAGATTTTTCCCTGATGTTCTTAATTTTCAGTTGGAAATGTTCTCCTTCAGTTTCCTAGTTTATATCTCAAACTTTGGCAAATTGTTGAACACAGAAACTGTGCAGAGATTCTCGTTATAAGCACGTGTTAGAGGGCCTATTGAAAGCATGCATATTTAAACTACATGTTGAATTTTGTGGCATTAGTTTCTTCAGATGCTCTTTGTTAAATGCCTACTTTACTCTAGCCATGTTACTACATGGTTATGAAAAAATGATTGACACCATGAAAAGATCTTGTGTAACACATTTTTACTGAGTATAATCAACCCAGTTAATTTAACTGTAGAGTAAGCTCTGACAGTTGGTTTTTCTTTATGTAATGCCAGTGCCTGACCCTGACCTTTGTTTGCCAAGAGGTATTTTCAAAGAAGGATGCCCCTAATGGGCACATATGCCACATAACTAGAAAAAGAGCCAGGTCAaacccctacccccacctcccTACCCCCATCTGGCGCCTCTGTTTTAGAAATCTTAGCTGATTTCCATAACTGTCCATtttgagtccttttttttttcttttccagcaaTTTAATATCTGTTCtctatcttttaaatttatcaaaaaaaaaaagtgattctgCAAATTTGTAGGCCAATCCCCAACCCCAATAAAAGCAAAACTCCAGACCTGTGTCTCtcgctccccacccccctccccagtgCCCTCGCTGTGTGGCCCCAGGTATACTTTACAATACCGAGAGCTTGtaagtaataaaatttttatttttttccgaAGTTTCCTATTGCTGAGAACATCTTGCAATCATCATAAGAACCACAAGAGCCAGTCCAGCCACAAACGTTGGTTATAGGTAGGCTGAGATAATCACAACATAATAATTGGATGCATTATTATTAGTAATTTGAAATCCTACACATACCATATATCAAACATGTGTAATATATCTGTATATGTGCTTCTATGTGTCTGTGCATGAGCTTCCCCAGTGTGAGAGCTTCTGAAACATACAGGCCTGAATTCTTTCTCCTTTAACTTTTCTTAGATCATTGCCATTCTTAAAGtatatcagaatttttaaaaatacacatgtaaataGTTCACAATACAAATAAACTAGAAAGATATTGttgcaacaaaagtaaaaaaaaatttattcaataaatttcaatatcatgattttaaaagatttttaaaaggtaaggAGTAGAAGATAGCTGATTTActgttaataattaaaaattaaaccccTCTCTCAAAGTAAATAGTAAATCTAAAAGTCAATGACAAATATTTAAGCATCTCGTCAAAAGTGAAGAACAGGCCAAGATATCCCATTTCATGATCTATATTCAATTTGGATTCAGGTCTTAGAACACggaaattaatgagaaaataacCAACATGGAAGGTAGAACAGGCATACAGAAATTCCTGAAAATaatccagaattttaaaaaaaggataaataaatagaagagtgAATAAATGTAgcataattcaaaaggaaaataataatacactTTGAAATGTAAGACTAGCCAATTGATTTTGATACAATAGAAATGCTAGTCAACCTAATTGAACATAGACAATTTTCATCAATCACATTTACTTGATTATTATCTTTAGACAAAATTAATCACAAGCAAATCCAACATGATGGACAGCTTTTCTTCCATCTCCCAAAATCATGTTTTAGGAGACTAGAGCTgcatttctcaaagtgtggtccttggaCCACCGTAGAAAGCATCACCTAGGAGTTGGTTAAACATACAGAAACTTATGATCCACTCAAAATATATTgaatcaaaatattcattttaacaaAATCTTCAGGTGATTGATGTTTATTAAAGTTTAAGAGGCACTTTAGTAAAGCACTTCTTTATTGACAAAAGTGTGAGAATTTAGTGTGATTGTGTGTTAATAGGGTTTGAAGGCTTGCAAGGATTTTACACAAGAAGTAGAGAACCACTGAGAATTCATTTCTCTCTAATTTCCACATTTCTAATTATGTCATAAGGTTATGATATTTGAGAAGGTGGATATGATTTATACAGCAAAGACAGGCTGACTACACTTGATTGCTGGCCTGTGTTTTACTCATAATTGTTCCAAAGAGGATCCCCTGTATCTGCCTACAGGTAAGTATAATATAAATCTACACAGCATAACATGACTAACTCCACCAACTAAATAAATAGCATTGAGTAAGAAACTGAAGAGGCAAGCAGTAAAGTGGGAGAACATATATGCTATACACCACCAGCAAAGGGCTTCGCCTATATTTATTTAAACACTTTAGCAAATCAATTAGAGAAAGACAGGTAATCCaatagaaaatggacaaaaggaTTCAACAGATGCTTCAAAAAGAGGAATTACAAATAAGCAGTAAACATATTAATAGAGAAGTATAATTTCATGttagaagaaaattaatatacaaaattgaTAGTATGATCTCTTTCAGAACTTGAGATTCTAAATACCTAGTTAATTTGTCCCAAAATATCTTGGCAGATGAGCCAAGAGCAAGAGTTGATGAATGGTATTGGGTTGTAATATGGCCTCCAAGATCTTATCATACTTAATGTCCTTAGTCTGAGCCTGTGTTATAAGCTGTTAGATTCATCTCCCTTGAGTCAACCCCTTAGATTTCCCATGAAGTATGGTGTTATTTATCAGGCACCTCTTGCTTGTAGTCAACCCCAAGGACCCTCTAGGCTTTATAAGACAGGGCTTACAAAGCGGAAAAGGGGAGTTTAAGGTTGCTTCTCAGCTTCTAATATTACATTGATAAAAAATAGCCTCAAAGAAAGTAAGATGTAATTCTACTCATTCAGGATATTTGACATAATTTTCAtcccattttctgtctctttgtatTCTCAATAGATATGCTAGATGTTAaaagcaaagcaggagatgcCCATGGAGATTGAAAATCTTATAGAACAAGCAAGGGGAAATGGAATGTATGTGTTGATAGGGGTATGTGTTCAGAGATGTCTTAGAAATGCCCAGTCTGGATGGTATCTGTGAGAAGggtgaaagagaaaatgttagtcgctcagtcacgtccaactctttccaactctatgaactgtaacctgccaggctcctctgtccttggaattttccaggcaagattactggaatgggtagccatttcttcctccaggggatctttcatacccagggatcaaacccaggtctgctacattgcaggcagattctgagccactggggaagcctgtatGTCTCAAAAACcacataattcttttcttttttatgtctcaTAGGTAGAGTCATGACTTTAGACAAATTATTATACTTCTCTAAGACCTGTTTTATTAACTATAATGTGAATACAATAATCATATATaatcataaatgagaaaatatatataaaccatTTAGCAGGGTGTCATATTACtataaacccactccagtgttcttgcctggagaatcctgaggacaggggagcctggtgggctgccgtctatggggttgcacagagtcggaacacgactgaagtgacttagcagcagcagtatattaCTATCtaggggcttcccggtggctcagtggtaaagtatccaccttccatgcaggagtcacaggagacatgagttcaatccagggtcaggaagattcccaggaggaggaaatggcaacccactccagtattcttgccaggaaaattgcgtgaatagaggagcctggcaggttaaagtccatgggatcttaaagagttggaaatgactgagcatgcacataggCATGCATGTTgttgtataaaatttaaaataagaataaatacattaaaaataattaaatctacGTGTGCTTATTCTAtgcatttaaattaaatctaacagaggatgagatggctggatggcatcatcgactctatggacatgagtttgagtggactctcgagttggtgatggatcgggagtcctggcatgctgcaattcatggggtcgcaaagagtcagatatgactgagcaactgaactgaactgaatagtgacTATCTCTAAAAATAATGCAGTCTTCAAGCAGTAGTGATAAAAAGGCCAGAACGCAAATGGCCACAGTCTATTGACATAAGATAGTTTTAGCCATATCTAgcatagttgggcttcccttgtggctcagctggtaaagaatcagcctgtggagcaggatcaaacctgggtttgatccctggattgggaagatcccctggagaagagaatggctacccattccagtcttctggcctggagaattccatggactgtacagtccatgagtcgcagacagtcagacatgactgagcaactattgcttttcactttcacaaagaaGCTATTGCGTGTAAATGGGACTAGATTCTGTACcttcagagaaaaagaatggacatttttagaaaaatttatcaGCTTGATTCAAGGAAGGAAAACTGAGTATTTAACTATATGAAGCAGAAAGTTTTAGGCCTACATTTTACAAAAAAAGGAATATCTTCTTTATTTAGGAAATTTCCATCTCCACTGAGGCAAGCACCTGGTTAAGTATCTTTTATACATGTCACATCTCCTCTTAACGACACCAACATTGAAGTTCTTAGATTCTTCCTTATCGGGATCCCTGGAGTGGAGAAGAGTCACATCTGGATATCCATTCCTTTCTCATCCGTGTACTTTGTTTCTCTCCTGGGTAATTTCACCATCCTTTTCTTTATTAAGACAAAGCCAAGCCTCCATGAACCCATATACTATTTCCTTTCCACACTATCCATCTCTGACATAGGGTTGTCCCTGTCTTCCTTACCCACCACTTTGGGACCGTTCCTGTTTGGTGTCTGTTGAATTCATGCAGCTGCAAGCTTTGCCCAGGAGTTCTTTGTCCATCTGTTCACAGTCACTGAAGCCTCTGTGCTATTGGTAATGGCATTTGACCAGTATGTGGCTATCCACAACCCTCTTAGGCAATGCACAATCTTAACCAGCTCCCAAGTCACCAAAACAGTGGTCTTGCTGACTTCCCAAAATATTATGTTGATTCTTCTACTGCCCTTTCTGTTGCAAAAGCTGGCATACTGTCATCAAAATCTGCCCTTATACTCCTACTGTCTCCACCAGGGTGTCATGAAGCTGGCCTGCTCTGACAACAGAGTCAATATTGTCTATGGACTCTGTGCTGCCCTTTCTACTATTTTGGATTTGCTGTTTATTACTTTCTCCTTCACGATGATCTTAAAGACAGTACTGGGCATTGCAACCCCCAGAGAGCAGCCGAAGGCCCTCAAAACCCACATCTCTCCTATCTGTGTTGTGCTTATCTTCTATGTGCCCATGCTGAGTGTGGCCATGCTCCACCAATTTGCCAGCGATGTGTCTCCTATGATCCACATTCTCATGGCTGTTTTCCTACTGGTGCCTCTCCTGAAGAATCCCATTGTGTCCTGTCTGAAGACCCATCAAATCCGCGAAAAGGTTATGGGGAAATTTTGTTCAAAAagaagtttataaaaaaaaaagaggtttatcAATGCAATAAGAAAGGGAATAAATTTATAAGTGGTAAATAAGTAAACTGAATGTGTAGCCAGGGGAAAGCATGATCTAGAGGAATGGTCTTGTGTCCTATGGTCAGAACTCACAGAGTAAATGACTTTAATACTGAGTGTACATAGTACCCTCAGTGTCCCTGAGATCTTGAGAAAATtacttccattctttttctcaGATTGAACATCTAAAAATTCAAGCCTTCAATGATGACTGGAAGCCTctactttttgaattttaaaatgcatgccACTAAAATAAGAGAACTTACCTATATCAACTcttatgttaaaagaaaaaaatttagtttccatACTTTCACTTTCCTAGCTAATAAAAGTGTACTAGAGGAAAGAGTGAGTGTTTCCTCCTTTTTTAGTTCATTATGATGCAGTTGATCTATCTAATTCCTGAACTCCAAAGCTCCGTATACATGTTCTCTGATTTAAGAAtctgtgtgcatgtatatttaaATGCACgtgactatttttttctttcttagtttttcttttcctcttttcttccatctATCAGACATGTGTAATTCACTCTAGTCCTTCAGGCAACTAGTATTAGTAGGTAAATGTGTTCCTGAAAAGACTGTACTACCTACATTTGAGTCGGGAAAATGCCATATGGAAATGCTGTGCTTGCTGAAGGATGTTTAACAACTCAGGAACTAACTGCCCATAGTTCACTCAGACCTTTAACAATGTTGGGAATCCTTTTTTTCATACAGTCATAGACTGACATGTATGTTGATGGGATTACCTCTATTGAacatgatttgcatttctcaaataactAATTGCAATAGTCTCTTTTTTGGCATTTATGTAATATGTATGCATTTACTGTTTTAGTGCATGTTTTTCTAAATCATATTAATCACCTAAAACTTTATCAGAAAATTACCTCTaattttttctgcatatattttctgttagttttttaaatttcttgaaacaTATTTTGTTTAATAACTAAAACATTGAGAGTTAATAAGCAGACACTTTTGAGAATAAACAAAAATGGAATTGTATGTAGgtcaaatatacatattttgtatagttcataattttatatacatacttcATATGAAATCCCATACataatacactttaaaatatattaattagcaaatatttttagaatattggTTGGCCAACCaaatcattttaaacaaaaatgatttcAAACATGAAATTTTCTCTGAAAGTAAAGAAATCTCTATCCTTGTACAAGCTCTGTT from Odocoileus virginianus isolate 20LAN1187 ecotype Illinois unplaced genomic scaffold, Ovbor_1.2 Unplaced_Contig_30, whole genome shotgun sequence includes the following:
- the LOC110142033 gene encoding olfactory receptor 51A4, producing MSIINVSHVEITTFILVGIPGLEYAHIWISIPICSMYLIALLGNCTILFIIKTEPSLHEPMYYFLSMLSLSDIGLSFSSLPTMLRIFLFKASEISANACFAQQFFIHGFTALESSVLLIMSFDRFLAIHNPLRYSSILTTLRVAQIGIVCFFKSFLLVLPFPFTLRMLTYCKKRQLSHSYCLHEDVMKLACSDNQIDVIYGFFGALCVMVDFMLIAMSYILILKTMLGTASRKEQLKALNTCVSHICAVIIFYLPIINLAIFHRFVQHVSPLFSVFMANVLLLVPPLMNPIVYCVKTRQIRVKVVAKLCQKQIY